A window of Aquila chrysaetos chrysaetos chromosome 19, bAquChr1.4, whole genome shotgun sequence genomic DNA:
tccgTCTCTGTCCGCTCTGTCCTGTGCCCCCCCCGCTTGTCTCCTATCCCCCCctctgtcccccatcccctgtccccatccctgtccctgtcccccgtcctccatccctgtcccctctcccctgtcccTACCCCCCGCTAGTCCCCTATccccccatccccgtcccctgtccccatcctccgTCTCTGTCCGCTCTGTCCTGTGCCCCCCCCGCTTGTCTCCTATCCCCCCATCTgtcccccatccctgtccccatccctgttcccctctcccctgtcccTACCCCCCGCTCGTCCCCTATCCCCccatccccttctcccccccccccccccccgccccgctccgcggaGCTccgctcctcccgcccccccccccgccgcctcccggcgGGCCGCGGCCTCCCGATCTCCCGTTCCACCCGGTtccgccgcccgccgccatgTCGCGGGGCCCGGTGCGGGTGCTGCGGCTGGGGCTGCGGCCCTACGCCGAGGCCCTGCGGGCGCAGGAACGCTGCGTGGAAGCGGCGCGGGCGGCGCGGCTCCCCGCCGCCGTTCCCGGGGAGAGCGTGGTGCTGAGCGAACCGGCGGAGCCCGTCTACgcctgggggctgcgggggggcccggaggcggaggcggcggcgcggctgcggcggcggggcgcggggctggcggccgtgcggcgcggcgggcggaTCACCTTCCACGGGCCCGGGCAGCTCCTCGCGTTCCCGGTGCTCGacctccgccgccgccgcttgCCGCTGCGGGCTTACGTGGAAGCGCTGGAAGCGCTGGTCCTGCGGCTCTGCCGCCGTTTCGgcctgccccgccgcccgcgccctcccgccgccctTCACCGGCGTCTGGGTGGGCGACAGCAAGCTCTGCGCCATCGGTGAGCgcggagggggcggcggggggggggggggcgtgcaccgaggccggggcggggggggcagcacGGATTCGGGCCCCCGCAGCCCCAACCGGGGCCTTGCACCCGGAACCGGGGCCCAGCGCTTTGCGCCGCGGCCCTTGCAACCCGCGGCTGGGTGCCGGTCCCCTTGTCCCCCGCCTCGCCCCCTTCTGCCCCCTTGTCCCCCACCTTGCCCCCCTCATCCTCAGCCTTGTCCCCTTTCTCCTGCCCCCTTGtcccccttctcctgccccctTGTCCCCCGCCTCACCCCCCTCTCCTGCCACCTTGTCCTCAGCCTTGtcccccttctcctgcccccttgtcccccccccctcacccccctcTCCTGACCCTTGCCCCCAGCCTTGTCCCCTTTTCCTGCCCCCTTGTCCCCCACCTTGCTCTCCTCTCTTGCCCCCTTGTCCCCTTCTGCCCCCTTGTCCCCCACCTTGCCCCCCCTCTCTTGCCCCCTTGTCCCCTTCTGCCCCCTTGTCCCCCACCTTGcccccctctcctgccccctTGTCCTCAGCCTTGTCCCCTTTCTCCTGCCCCCTTTGTcccccctctcctgccccctTGTCCCCTGCCTTGCCCCCCCTCTCCTGCCACCTTGTCCTCAGCCTCACCCCCCTCTCCTGTCCCGTTgtcccccccctcgcccccctcTCCTGACCCCTTGCCCCCAGCCTTGTCCCCTTTTCCTGCCCCCTTGTCCCCCGCCTTGCCCCCTTCTGCGCCCTTGTCCCCTACCTCGCCCCTCTCTCCTGTCCCCTTGCCCCCAGCTTTGTCCCCTTTCTcctgcccccttcccccccccctcctgcccccttgTCCTCAGCCTTgcccccttctcctgccccctTGTTCGACTTCTCCTGCCCCCTTGTCCCCCACCTGGACCTCTCTCCTGCCCCCTTGTCCCCTGCCTTGccccccttctcctgccccctTGTCCCCCACCTGGCCCCCCCAATCCTGCCCCCTTGTCCCCAGccttgccccccccctcctgcccccttgTCCCCAGCCTTgcccctttcccctctccccctccccaggccctgTGCTGTTCCCCTTCCAGCCAGGCAGACCCCGCACCTCAGCCCCACGTCCCGCACCCCTTCCTGGAGTCCTGCACCCCCAGACGGGCTCTGCAGCCTGGGCTCAGAGCGGGGGTCCTGCAGCCCGGACCCCCCTTTGCACCCACTTGAAACCCCAGCGgtgggaggtgctgggggacgtggggctggggtggagggagccGGAGACGCTGCGCCCCGCCTGCCCCAAATTTGGGGAGTCTGCCTGCGGGTTAGGGGTTTTCCCTGGCAGAAGCGGGGAGCACGGCATGCAGTGGGGTTTTATAGTGGcctgagcagcacagccacTAAATATCTCACGCCGGGGTGTCCCTGGGGATGGGTGCTGACGGGTGGGTGCTTTGGCCCCCCCCAGGGGTGCACTGCGGGAACCACATCACCTCCCACGGGCTGGCGCTGAACTGCTGCACCGACCTCACCTGGTTCGACCACATCGTCCCCTGCGGGCTGGAGGGGAAAGGTGTCACCTCGCTGAGCCGCGAGCTGGGGCGGCACATCACCGTCGACCACGTCCTCGAGCCCTTCCTCGATTCCTTCCAGGAGGTGTTCGACTGCACCTTGGTCTTTTCGGAAGACCCCGGGGACTAGGAGAACCAACGGCACCTCCGCTGGGTGTTTCGGCAAACCCTCGGCGCGGCCGACGAATGGCAAAGACAAGAGCTCTCCGTGCCTTTGCCTATAGGTGGTGCGTGAACGGTGACACAGAGGTTCGGGCTGTTGCTTAAACATCCATACTGCCATCGGGGCGGCTTTCCCCAGCCCCGTGGGTCTCCATCCCTTGGCTGAGACCTCCAAGGGTACCAGTACCACATCCCTGTCGCTCGCTGGGGAAATGGCCAAACAGGcacttttgtgtgtttttttctacctccccccccccgccaaaatATGAAATTTGGGTGAATGCTCGCACACCCTTTGGACAAGAGGAAGAGGATCATTGCCGCGTAAAAAGAGGCAGGTTTTCTATAAAGAGAGTTGCTGGGAACTTTGGCTGCCGATCCTTTGCTCATTTATTTACCGCCAGACTTTATGAATAAGGACCTTTTTCTCGCCCTGCGCCCAGAGAAATCCTCGCACTGCAAGAATCCTCACCATGGTGTCAGGGCGGGTGGAAAATCGTTGATAAGAGGCTGTAAACGGTGGTTGAAAGGCCACCGGTGCGATGCCGACGCGGTGGGAAAGCgggaggtggaggggaaggggttGGGGTGCCCGAGGAGAGGAGCCGCAGCCATCCCGGACCCCATGGGACCACGGAGCGTGGGATTGAGTGTCCCGGCTGGGCAATGATGACCTGCTTCTGCTGGGTCCGTGGTGCTGGAGATGTCGCTGGGGTCTGTGCAGGCGGCATCAGCTCCTCCGAAATGGCTGTCCTGGCTGCACGGCATCCGCGTGGGCTCGCAGCAACCGTCCCGGGTGAAGGGACACGGCCACCCTGGGGTCCCGATGGCACTGGGGTCCGTGCCCATCAATGCAAACCTATAGGCAGACACATATAAACTTGATTTTAATCAACAGGTTTCTGAAGGGGTAAGAAGCCAACCCGAGGCTGAGCTCCCCAGAGCTGCCTGCCGCCCCTCGGGGATGCTTGCGGCTCTCCCAGTGCATGGGCAGGAGGGGCAGCACCCAGTCTGGGCTCCCCGAAACCTTGCCCCGTTGGTGCGTGGCACGTCCACAGCCATTTCTGAGTCACCCTGGTTGCTGGCAGACCCGAAGCCTGTGCCGGAGGCACTGACCACGGGCGGTTGGgagcagccccacagccagACGGATGCTTTGGGGTCAGGAGAAACGGAAAATGGCAAATAAAGTCCCCATGCTGAcccccacctgcagccccccgCTCCACTGCTCCGGGCCTTCTTTCTGCCCCACAAACTTTGGGGTACCTCTGCCGCTGCGCAGTGCTGGTGGGTCCCCGTGAGCCACCCGTGGGTGCCTGCCCACGGGCACCCACCCCACAGCTCCCAGGGGTTTTGTGCTGGGAGCAATGGGGCTGGAAGGGccatggcggggggggctgtggggggaaAATCCTTTTTCATGGAGCCAGCTCAGCTCTGGGAAGGGATGGTGAGCGGGGAGGAAGGCACCCCAGGCAGGCTTGGTGCCCGGTGCGAGGGCTTGGGGACAGCGGGGACGGACGGAGGAGGGACAGGAAAGCGTGACCGGCAGCGTGTGCCAAGAGGGAAACGCAGGGTCCGGCTCTCCCGACCCCATAAGGCCTCCGGTATCCGGCCAGGGCGAGGGGGCCGTGGTGGGACCCGTGGGGTTGGGGACAGGCTGGTGGCCCGTGTCGGGGCTGGGTGGCTTTGGCAGGTGGCTCTGCCCCGGGAAGGGGAGGAGGCTGCGCGGCACTCCCAGCCGGCACTCCCAGCCCGGCCGGCATCCCTCGCCACCGCCCCGCGATGCTCCAGTCCCGGCTCAGCCTGCCAGCCgcacaggcagggagggcaCCCCGGGTGAGTGCGAtccccccttcccacccctccggtccccccctttccctccctgtccctATCCCCCCCCCTAACGCGAGGTTCGCCCCATGCCGCAGCCCGTCTGTGCATCCCCTCCTGGGATAAATCCAGATCTTGCCCTAAATCTCCCAAATtcagcctcctcctgcttcaAACTTGTCTCTAAGTCGGGAAGACAGCCGGGTCTGAGACCATCCCCGTGGGCTTGTGGCTGCtcagccccttcctcctcctcgctgctgGGGTCTCGTCCTGGGAAGTGCACCTTGGGTTTGGGGTgaccttttttggggggggcggTCTGCTGCCTGGGCATGAGGCAGAGCTGCCGGTGCTGCAGGCATGGGGTGCTCGGGAGCGGGGAGGGACGGGGTGGCTACCCTGGGGGATTTAACACTGGACAACAGTGGTTTGTGGGGCTGGTGTGTCCCAAAGGATGGCACACATGGGGGAccgtgtccccgtgtccctTCCCGGCCGGCACCTGCTCCAAGGCCCCAGCGAGACACGAGGGTATGTGAGGGCACGTGGGGGTCCAGGGTGGGCTGGCAGAGGGCACCGTGAGGGTGGTCAGAGGGGGTCTAGGACCCATGGGGGGGAAAATCCCCAGGGGGGTTTTAGGGCAGTGACCCCTTGGGGTGGGTCCACAGGGGTGTGTGGGGAGCTATGCCCCTCTGCCAGGGCAGTTGCAGCTCCTGGCCCCGGGCTAGGACCAACGGGGAGAAAAGGGGGTCCCTGCTCACCTGGGGGGACCTGGCCTGGAGCGAGTGGTGTCGATGCATGGCAGGATCAGTCCCGGAGCTGTTATTTAGGGTGGGGGACCCCAGACAGCCCCCCAGGGTCCCTTGGGTGCCGGCTCTGCACCCTGGAAGGGTGCAAGATGCAGGTGGTGCCCACCATCACCACGCATCCCTGCGGGGAGCAGGCTTTGAACAAAACCATCCTGGCACCCTGGGACAGCTGTGTCCCCGCattgtccccagccccagggaagagaggggggcaggcagctgccccgAAGGTCTGGGTGCTTTATTCCCTCCATGGAGGAGTGAAATTTGGGGAGAAGTCTGCCACGAATGCAAAGGGTTTGGATACCCCTGCTCCTACCCTTGCTGTGTGGCAGAGGAGGCACTTCAAGGATCATTTTGGGGTCATCGTTGGGTCTGGTGGGACATCCCTGGCATCGTCCCGGAGGCACCGCCGCCGCGAGGGCAGCCCCGGCTGAACCTCCCTGTCCTTCCCCACAGCCTGGAGGAGGACATGGAGGAGAACAACCGGACAGAGACCTGGCACCAAAGCCTCCAGGCAGTGCTTAATGCCTTGAACCAGACGCTGCATGGGGTCATCCTCTGTCCCACTGACCGCCCCGCCACCACCGCACGCAACGCCAGCACCCGCGCCGGCCATCCTGGCCGCAACGACAACGCCTACATGTACATCCTCTTCGTCATGACGCTTTTTGCCGCCACGGTGGGGAGCCTCATCCTGGGCTACACCCGCTCCCGCAAAGTGGACAAGCGCAGCGACCCGTACCACGTCTACATCAAGAACAGGGTCTCCATGATCTGAGCCCAGTCCCGACGCCTTGGTCCCCAGGAGCTGGTGGGTTTGGGGTCACGTCGCTGCTGCGCATCCCACTGCTTGCAGGATGGGGCAGAGCTGCCGGCCAGCCTGGCCCCAAAACTGCTGGGAAattgccccccccaccccgtgccccCATGGAGGTGCTCAGCCCGGGTGTGAGCAGCGTGGGGACATCCTAGCTGGGCCACAGCTCCTgtctggcaggagctggcagcgtGCGACCCGTGGGCAGGTCCCGGTTCCGCACACCCACCTCGGCTGAGCCCtgggggggatggggatgggagaggCAGCTTCTTTCCTACCGTGGCCTGCCAAGGCTGGCAGGGGtcttcaaggagaaaaattcaCCATTTCCCTGCTCAGATCAGCCAGCGTTGACCTCTGTGGGCTCCCAGCAGCTTCGTGACACGGACTAGCGGGCTTTTCTGGTGCTAAAACCCTGTAATTTTTGAGCCGGGCTGGGCCCCGCTTTTCTGGCGGGGAATTAAAGGAGGTGGCAGTTTCCAGTGGGGTCGTGTTTGCTTCTTCTCCGAGCAAAGTGCTCTCTCGGTGCCGGGGGCGATCTGTAGGGCACCTCTCCATGCCGgtgccctgccctggctgccagaGCCCAGGGGATGCGGTGAGGGCTAAACCTGCTCCCTGTGTGCTGCCGAGGTGGCATCAAGGGCAACTCCTTGGTGACATCGCAGCCTTCATCCCAGGACACGAGGTGCTTCCTCCCCGCTGCCATCCGGGGAGCATCGCTTGAGCCACAGGCACACGCTGCGAGCATGGCCCAAGCCTGGCCGGAGGCATCTGGCTCTGCATGTCCTCAAAGGTCTCTCCGGGCTCCGGACGGTGATGCCGGagtttttcctgcttccttcctgCTGTCGGCTGTAGCTTTGGCCTTTTGTACCGCAGGTCCCAAATGTGTTTTCCACGGGGCAAGGGCGCAGCGGCGGACGGGAAGGGGATGTTCTCGGGTGCTGCTGGGCTCCTTGGCTTCAGCTCCGCTATTAAGCTGGCTGGGTTTGGGACTGGCCTGTGGCGTGGCTGGTGTCCAGGACAGTAAACGTCCCTGTCTTTCAAAACAGGCTGTGGGGCAGCGTCGGTGACCCAGTCCCTCGCACGTCTTAACCTGTTAATAATGGCATAATTAATATCTTTAATTGCAGCTAGATTAGCTGGCCCATAGGGGCCTTTCCGCCTGCATTCAGAGGTTAAACAAGGCTGCGATGCCTGAGCCCAAACAGTGACGCCAAACCCTAATCCAAAAAATAATACTGGATGTGAGCTTGTTTGGGGTAGGGCTGGAAACCTTGGCACCGGAGGCACTGGGATGGCAGCAGCTCAGTGACCAATTCCTGATTTCCCATGTCCTCAGCTTGGGCACAGAACCCAAGGCAAGGGGTTTTGGGGAGCCCTCGGGGGCTGCCTGCTTTGGGAGTGAGCCCGCTGTGAGTTCTGAGCCGGGCATGAGGTGCCGGTCGGGCTTTCTGGGGACGTGGGAGCAAATGCCACCAACGTCCCGCGGCACTCGGCCCAAGCAGGAAGTAGCTCAAGAGGCTTCACTGTGTTTGTCTTGTGGTTGCAGcgctgggaaaggaaaataaaccctTTATCTGCAAATAATTCAGGGGAATTgggccaggcagggagagaCGAGACAGCAACGCTCCGCCGGGTTGGTTTGTGCAAGCACATACCACGCTTGGGTTTTCTCCACTTTCGCGGTGTTTGTCCTCCTCTAATTCCGGCTCCTCCGGGGGGGATGAGCCACGGAGCAGCCACTCGCACCAGGGCCAGGATGGGGGTGATGGGATGGGTGCTGAATGGTGACTGTGGTACCCCAACCCCCCCCGGTGATGTGGTCTTCTTGCCTCTCCTGATGGCCACTGGCCCTCCTGGGACAGGGGGT
This region includes:
- the LIPT2 gene encoding LOW QUALITY PROTEIN: putative lipoyltransferase 2, mitochondrial (The sequence of the model RefSeq protein was modified relative to this genomic sequence to represent the inferred CDS: deleted 1 base in 1 codon), with the translated sequence MSRGPVRVLRLGLRPYAEALRAQERCVEAARAARLPAAVPGESVVLSEPAEPVYAWGLRGGPEAEAAARLRRRGAGLAAVRRGGRITFHGPGQLLAFPVLDLRRRRLPLRAYVEALEALVLRLCRRFGLPAARALPPPFTGVWVGDSKLCAIGVHCGNHITSHGLALNCCTDLTWFDHIVPCGLEGKGVTSLSRELGRHITVDHVLEPFLDSFQEVFDCTLVFSEDPGD
- the KCNE3 gene encoding potassium voltage-gated channel subfamily E member 3 isoform X1, with protein sequence MAHMGDRVPVSLPGRHLLQGPSETRGLEEDMEENNRTETWHQSLQAVLNALNQTLHGVILCPTDRPATTARNASTRAGHPGRNDNAYMYILFVMTLFAATVGSLILGYTRSRKVDKRSDPYHVYIKNRVSMI
- the KCNE3 gene encoding potassium voltage-gated channel subfamily E member 3 isoform X2 encodes the protein MEENNRTETWHQSLQAVLNALNQTLHGVILCPTDRPATTARNASTRAGHPGRNDNAYMYILFVMTLFAATVGSLILGYTRSRKVDKRSDPYHVYIKNRVSMI